One window of the Streptomyces asoensis genome contains the following:
- a CDS encoding toxin Doc, with product MTSVIHIDVPWLLQRHEEVLPEQPTINDFSALVAAVARHRVDPPKLGVDSDPAWRAAALLHTLTLLKPLPSANARFACATAVAYMFTSGVGIDPPYGALVDLARDLLDGKTDVYGAADRLRSWQI from the coding sequence ATGACCTCCGTCATCCACATCGACGTGCCCTGGCTGCTCCAGCGCCATGAAGAGGTTCTGCCGGAGCAGCCCACCATCAACGACTTCTCGGCGCTGGTCGCCGCCGTCGCCCGGCACCGGGTCGATCCGCCCAAGCTCGGCGTGGACTCCGACCCGGCCTGGCGGGCCGCCGCGCTGCTGCACACCCTCACCCTGCTCAAGCCCCTGCCCTCGGCCAACGCCCGCTTCGCCTGCGCGACGGCGGTGGCGTACATGTTCACCAGCGGGGTCGGTATCGATCCGCCGTACGGCGCGCTCGTCGACCTCGCCCGCGATCTGCTGGACGGGAAGACGGACGTCTACGGCGCGGCGGACCGGCTGCGGTCCTGGCAGATATAG
- a CDS encoding RICIN domain-containing protein, giving the protein MPTPQPPRPPYPPPGGGPGESDESLAAGIRGGADSEVAQSTALLIARHWRPVHEYAVICLASSGSVASMVTAAAFHQVLDRLKLGEPGTALRPRLLVTVRDMARLWSADEGLSGVLPVLRKPAGARGMRAAKSMIPENRVLAERSFQGLPAVARCVLWHVEVEAEEVTVAAGLLGMDTDTVAAVLEQARDKLREGVVRAHRELAPSKDCRFYNRLLDVPIRRGGDLLPDVRKHLDECRYCRAAAEQLGHFESGLGVLLAEAVLGWGARRYHDTRPGRAKQQTVRLKGSARHGGRGGRGTRGTRGRGGNLLSRIPSPRRRSSGEARSPRALFTGVGLASAGLLTTLLAAGMWSDDGGADPAASTSGSVPGIDSQAATASPTAPDTAQLPTAPRQTRLRNAAADLCLDVRGEARAGASVELADCSSDATQQWSYDDDGQLRSVAGPGLCVDSHADAGVVILGACVDATDARGDDVRYDLTVQGELLPRWDDALALAPAGEEPGADVVVKVRDHSTGQRWLTDVASATPGSLAVTGTDAPASAQPVDLADGTA; this is encoded by the coding sequence GTGCCCACCCCTCAGCCTCCTCGTCCGCCCTACCCTCCGCCGGGCGGGGGTCCCGGAGAATCCGACGAGTCGCTCGCCGCGGGAATACGCGGCGGCGCGGACAGCGAGGTCGCCCAGTCCACCGCTCTGCTGATCGCCCGGCACTGGCGGCCGGTGCACGAGTACGCGGTCATCTGCCTCGCCTCCTCCGGGAGTGTCGCGTCCATGGTCACCGCGGCCGCCTTCCACCAGGTCCTCGACCGGTTGAAGCTGGGCGAGCCGGGGACCGCGCTGCGGCCCCGACTGCTGGTGACCGTGCGGGACATGGCCCGGCTGTGGTCCGCCGACGAGGGACTGTCCGGCGTGCTGCCGGTGCTGCGCAAGCCGGCCGGCGCCCGTGGGATGCGGGCCGCGAAGTCCATGATCCCGGAGAACCGGGTGCTGGCGGAACGCTCGTTCCAGGGCCTTCCCGCGGTCGCCCGCTGTGTCCTGTGGCATGTGGAGGTCGAGGCCGAAGAGGTCACCGTCGCCGCCGGTCTGCTCGGTATGGACACCGACACCGTGGCCGCCGTCCTGGAGCAGGCCCGGGACAAGCTGCGTGAGGGCGTCGTCCGCGCCCACCGGGAGCTCGCGCCGAGCAAGGACTGCCGCTTCTACAACCGGCTCCTCGACGTCCCGATCCGGCGTGGCGGCGACCTCCTGCCGGACGTGCGCAAGCACCTGGACGAGTGCCGCTACTGCCGTGCCGCCGCCGAACAGCTCGGCCACTTCGAGAGCGGCCTCGGCGTGCTGCTCGCCGAGGCGGTGCTCGGCTGGGGCGCCCGCCGCTACCACGACACCCGCCCCGGCCGCGCCAAGCAGCAGACCGTACGGCTCAAGGGCTCCGCACGGCACGGCGGCCGTGGCGGCCGTGGCACCCGAGGCACCCGCGGCAGAGGCGGCAACCTGCTCTCGCGCATCCCCTCGCCCCGCCGGCGGTCGTCGGGGGAGGCGCGCTCACCGCGCGCGCTGTTCACCGGTGTCGGCCTGGCCTCGGCGGGTCTGCTGACCACCCTGCTCGCCGCCGGCATGTGGTCCGACGACGGCGGCGCCGACCCGGCCGCCTCCACCAGCGGCAGCGTCCCCGGCATCGACTCGCAGGCCGCCACCGCCTCGCCGACCGCTCCGGACACCGCCCAACTGCCCACCGCGCCACGGCAGACCAGGCTGCGCAACGCCGCCGCCGACCTCTGCCTGGACGTCCGGGGCGAGGCGCGTGCGGGCGCCTCCGTCGAACTGGCGGACTGCTCCTCCGACGCGACACAGCAGTGGTCGTACGACGACGACGGGCAGTTGCGCAGCGTGGCCGGGCCCGGTCTGTGCGTGGACTCCCACGCGGACGCCGGGGTGGTCATCCTCGGCGCGTGCGTGGACGCCACCGACGCCCGCGGGGACGACGTCCGCTACGACCTCACCGTGCAGGGCGAGTTGCTGCCCCGCTGGGACGACGCGCTCGCCCTCGCGCCGGCCGGTGAGGAGCCGGGCGCCGACGTGGTCGTCAAGGTCCGCGACCACTCCACCGGCCAGCGCTGGCTCACCGACGTCGCCTCCGCCACCCCCGGTTCCCTCGCGGTCACCGGCACGGACGCGCCCGCCTCCGCCCAGCCGGTCGACCTGGCGGACGGCACCGCCTGA
- a CDS encoding lactate 2-monooxygenase, whose translation MAKHWADFQYEIYLNGMTGAVPRLPTDLTRLEELTEQRLGPGPVGYVAGSAGDGGTARANRAALERRRIVPRMLRDVHERDLSVEVLGRALPAPLALAPVGVLSIMHPEAESAAARAAAAQGVPFVLSSASSTPIEQVAEAMGDAERWFQLYWSKDREVTRSFLRRARASGFTVLVVTLDTPLLAWRPRDLDQAYLPFLHGVGTANYFTDPAFLAGLAKPVHEDPNAAVLHFVSLFADPGKTWPDLEFLRENWDGPIVLKGVLHPDDARLAADAGMDGVVVSNHGGRQVAGSVAAADALPRVARAVGDRLTVLFDSGVRTGDDVFKALALGARAVLLGRPYVYGLGLDGQPGVEHVIRCLLAEFDLTLALSGHAGPATVGPADLVEDAG comes from the coding sequence ATGGCGAAGCACTGGGCGGACTTCCAGTACGAGATCTATCTCAACGGGATGACGGGCGCGGTCCCCCGGCTGCCCACCGACCTGACCCGGCTCGAGGAGCTCACCGAACAGCGCCTCGGGCCCGGACCGGTCGGCTATGTGGCGGGCAGCGCGGGGGACGGCGGCACGGCGCGGGCGAACCGTGCGGCCCTGGAGCGACGCCGGATCGTGCCGCGCATGCTGCGGGACGTGCACGAGCGGGACCTGTCGGTCGAGGTGCTGGGCCGTGCCCTGCCCGCGCCGCTCGCGCTCGCGCCCGTCGGTGTGCTGTCGATCATGCATCCGGAGGCCGAGTCCGCGGCGGCCCGGGCGGCGGCCGCGCAGGGGGTGCCGTTCGTCCTGTCGTCGGCGTCCAGCACGCCGATCGAGCAGGTGGCCGAGGCGATGGGGGACGCCGAGCGCTGGTTCCAGCTGTACTGGTCCAAGGACCGCGAGGTGACCCGCAGCTTTCTTCGGCGGGCGCGGGCGAGCGGGTTCACGGTGCTCGTGGTCACCCTGGACACCCCGCTCCTCGCGTGGCGGCCCCGCGACCTCGACCAGGCCTATCTGCCGTTCCTGCACGGTGTGGGCACCGCCAACTACTTCACCGACCCGGCCTTCCTGGCGGGCCTGGCCAAGCCGGTGCACGAGGACCCGAACGCGGCCGTCCTGCACTTCGTCAGCCTGTTCGCGGACCCCGGCAAGACCTGGCCGGACCTGGAGTTCCTGCGGGAGAACTGGGACGGTCCGATCGTCCTCAAGGGTGTTCTGCACCCCGACGACGCCCGGCTGGCCGCCGACGCCGGAATGGACGGCGTGGTGGTCTCCAACCACGGGGGCCGACAGGTCGCCGGTTCGGTCGCGGCCGCCGACGCGCTGCCCCGGGTGGCGCGGGCGGTCGGCGACCGGCTGACGGTGCTGTTCGACAGTGGGGTGCGCACCGGCGACGACGTCTTCAAGGCGCTCGCCCTCGGCGCGCGGGCGGTGCTGCTCGGCCGTCCCTACGTCTACGGCCTCGGCCTGGACGGGCAGCCGGGCGTCGAGCACGTGATCCGCTGTCTGCTCGCCGAGTTCGACCTCACCCTGGCGCTGTCCGGCCACGCCGGCCCGGCGACCGTGGGCCCGGCGGACCTCGTCGAGGACGCCGGGTGA